The Brassica oleracea var. oleracea cultivar TO1000 chromosome C6, BOL, whole genome shotgun sequence genomic interval TGTCTTTAAATACTTGTACCCAGATCCACAATTAAATTAAAGAAACTATTCTCTCCTTCTTTCTCTTACATCTTGAGATCTACTTTCTCTCTCTCTATGTTCTTCATGTTTTTCATTCTCCATAAATAAACTCTCAATAATTCTCTCATTCTAACATGGTATCAGAGCATTAAGCTCCTGAAACTCACAAAAGCTTCCGCAAATTTCTTTCTTTCTTTCTCAGATTATCTTCAAAATCTGTTGGATACATCATTTTATCCACTGGTCCAAAGGTCTTTCAAAAGGGAAGAACCTCACCAGAACTCAAGATAGAGGAATACCCTATTCTCTGGAACTCAAGAAAGCTTCAACCATATCAGGAAAAGCTTCTTCAAAGTCCAGTTTATCTCAAAATCAGTAGGAACAATCTATTGTCCACTGGTCCATATCTCTCCATGAGGGAGAACTCCAACATGGTGTTGTTTCCAGAGTACAAGAAGGCTAAGGAACAACATAGGAACCACAATATGCCAAGAAGAAGTGACTTGAATCAAGCCAGGAATGTAATCAAAGAGTTTGAGCATCCATCGATTCAAGGTCGAACCATGTATTCATCTGTCATTGGTGGTTCAAATGAAGAAGGAACATGGAGAAGTACTGATAGTGCAGCCAACACTGATAGTCCAGCAACCATGAGTGACCTACATTCCCTTATCCAAGCCTTTATCTCATTCAAGAAGGCTGGTACACACTCTCTTGACCCTAAACCTATCATTATAGATTCAGGAGCAAGCCATCACATGATTAGTGATAGAAACTTGATGAGTGATGTCCAGCCTGCCTCAGGGAATGTTCAAATAGCAAATGGTGATAAGATTAAGATAGAAGGGATAGGGAACCTGAGGTTGTTTGATAGGGAATCTACTGCCTTGTATATGCCTCAGTTTACATCAAACTTGCTATCTGTAAGAAAGGCTACTGTTGATCTGAGTTGTCAGGTTGTCTTCAGACCAGATGAGGTTGAATTTCAAGACTTAAAGACAGGCCAAGTGATTGGAAAGGGGCACGTTCACAATGAACTATATCATCTTCAGAAGACAGAGATGTCTAGACCATCCACTTCTCAGTGTTTGGCTAGTACATCCAGCGGGGTTGATAGCACACTATGGCATGCTAGGTTGGGACCATCTACTGCAGCTGATAGTGTTGAGAGCACTCATCCTAATCATGAGGGGGACAGTAGAAATGTTGAGCAGTCTACACAAGCTCAACCTGAAGAGAGCTCTGTAGCTCATGATCAAGATGAGATGCCATCAGAATCAGGAGTTGAGACTCAAGTAGAGGCGCCAAGTGAAGGAAATGAAGCAGAACCTGAGCAGAAACAACTCATGAGAAGGAGTACAAGGATCAGGAAACCCTCACAGTGGATTAACACAGAAGTTTATTTCAATGCTGAAGCTGTAACTCACCCAATAAGTGCAGTATGCTCTCTTGCTCAATATCTTACTATTCACTATCAAGTACTTGGCTAATGGGCAACCAGAAAGAAAAAAAACCAGACTTGTTACAAGAGGCTACACTCAAGTCTATGGTGAAGATTACCTTGACACCTTTGCACCAGTAGCTAAGCTTCACACGATACGGATTGTACTCTCATTGGCTGTGAACTTAGAATGGGATCTGTGGCAAATGGATGTCAAGAATGCTTTTCTACAAGGAGAGTTAGAAGATGAGGTCTACATGAGACCACCACCTGGTATGGAACACCTTACCAAACCAGGAAATGTATTGAGGCTGAAGAAAGCCATCTATGGTTTGAAACAATCACCAAGAGCGTGGTACCACAAACTAAGCACCACACTCAATGGAAGAGGTTTTGTCAAGTCTGAAGCTGATCATACCCTATTCACTCTCACTAGCCAGCAAGGAATCATTGTCATTCTCATCTATGTTGATGACATTATCATCACAGGCAGTGACAAAGAAGGGATCATCTCAACCAAAGCGTTCCTTAAGGCTTCATTTGATATCAAGGACTTGGGAGAGCTCAAATACTTCCTAGGGATCGAGATGTGTAGGTCTAAGGAAGGGTTGTTTCTATCTCAAAGGAAATACACCCTTGACTTACTAAATGAGGCTGGAGATCTTGGTGGAAGAGCTGCCAAAACACCTCTAGAGGAAGGATACAAAGTGATGCGTGAGGGGGAGATTGAAGACAAGTCATATGAAGATGTAAAGCACTATAGGAGAATGGTGGGAAAACTCATTTATCTTACCATTACCCGACCAGATGTATGCTTTGCAGTAAACCAAGTAAGCCAACACATGCAAGCTCCCAAGGTACACCACTGGAACATGGTTGAGAGGATTCTCAGGTACCTAAGAGAGGCACCAGGCCAAGGAGTATGGATGGGATGCAATAGAAGCACTGAGATTGTTGGGTACTGTGATGCGGATTGGGCAGGAGATAGAGTTGATAGGAGATCAACTACTGGATATTGTACCTTCATTGGAGGCAATTTGGTAACATGGAAGAGCAAGAAACAGAAGGTGGTGTCTTGTTCAAGTGCTGAGGCAGAATATAGAGCTATGAAGAAGCTCACAAGCGAGTTGATTTGGATTAAGGGACTTCTTAAGGACTTGGGAATTGAAGTTACAACGCCAATCACGATGCATTGTGATAACCAGGCTGCTATACGCATTATGTGGGATCATCTATTGCGTACAAAAGGAGAAGTTGTATTGGGTCTTATCCACATAAATCTATCACATGTGCAAACACAACCAAAGAAGAAGATGAGAAAATCTTGGATGTTCTATTCTGCTATACACATTATGTGGGATCATCTATTCAAGTATAAACAAAGGTTGCTTCAACAGATCGTGGAAGTGGGTACAAACGGGAATCTAAACGCACCATTGGATCACAGCCGGCTATACAAGCAGCAGGTTGCTCATCAAACAAGGAGATACAAGCTCTTGGTTGATATAATGTTGCTTCTTCAACTGCAACATTATTTCACAAGTCTGAAATCGATTGTTGTTGTTTTGCCTCGTCATGAAAACACTTGGCTGCGGACAGGGACGAGTTCAGCTATCAGTTTTCACATTATAAGTTTGTGGGCAAGCTTATTTTCAATGGGGGATGTATTGATAAGCTTCTTCAATATATCGAAGCTGACTTGGAGGTTTGCTAGTCGGAAGGAGAGACTTGGGATGAAATGGAAGGTTGCCGTTGGAGAAGAGAAAGGAGTATAAAGAGGAGAGTTCTTCATTCTATCTTCTCCATGCTTTGTATATAGATGTTGTAGACGCTATGAGTCTCGGCACGGTCGCCATGAGATCGTCGTGATCAATCATCTTCTCCATGAGAATGAGAAGGTGATTGTGATCGGAATCTGCAAAGCTATCTTGTATTGTGTTTCTGATTATCAATAAAGTGTTCTAGAGATAGCCAAACTCTATCATTGGTGCGGTGAAAAGGTTTCGGATCTAACGCGATGATGATGAATTTGAGAGAATCAGATTCGCGAGCTGTGAGAATCGATGGATCTAACACAAGCGTCGTTCATGATGCTACAGAGTTTCGCGGAGGTTACAGCGATTACAGTACTTACGGAGGTTGCGAAAGCCACAGAGATCACGATTCCAACGCGACCAGTTGTCGAAGTGCTTCGCCGGCGTCATCTGTTTATGGAAGTCACGGAGTTTATAGATATAACGCTAGCAGGTATCATACTGATTCGTTGGTGGTGGAAAGTTCGGATACAACGATGCCGATGTCGACGAGTGAAGATTATGGAGGTTACGGATCCATTCGACGTGATACAACAACTTTTCAGTTAGGTTGGAATCTGGATTTCGATGCGATGAGGATGGCACAGACGAACTTGAACTCTCGGAAAATCCTGTGGAAATCGTCATTCGATCAACAGACGATGAAATCTCTGGATGTTCCGGCGGTTAACAAATTGGAGCCGCAATCCAATTCCATGGACAAGAGGTTTTCATCGATTGATTCAAAGTTGGATTTCTTCTTCATCTCAATCTCAGGTATGGCTTCAGAATCTGGAACAAAACCGGACGGATTCCCAGTTAGGTTATCGAGCTGGTGTGCTGAATGTTGAAAGTAGTGATCATATTATCAAAAATGCTGAGAGGCCTGTGTTTGAGACGTTGCCTATGTTTGATGGAGCAAATACAGAAAGTTGGATTGAAAAAGCTGATCGGTACTATATACATCGCAAAGATGACTATAAATTGGACAAGATCTTTTTGAATTTAAGTGAAGATGTGTGTAGCTGGTTTGCTGAGATGTTGTGCAGGAAAAAAAATCAAGGATTGGGATGATTTCAAGCAGCAATTACTGGATCAATTTGGTTCAGTCAAAGAGTGTTCTCCTCCGGTAGTAATGGTGACACATACTGAAAAAGAGATGGATGTTTCTATGCTACCTGAAACAATGCTCGAGAAAGATATTTTTCCTGAGACTGATCAAGAGGAAAAGCTAGTTCAGGAGAAAGATGAATCCACATTGATCAATGATGCTGTTTGTGAGACAGAATTGGTAGGGAATTTAATTCCACCACTTGTAGAAGAAGTTGATATGAAGGCTTATGAAGATACAGAAGTAATGGTCCCACAAGACTCACTTGAACAGCAGACTGGTTGGTTTCTGAGGCATGAATTCGTGAAGCAGAATTATTCCTCGGCACCAGTTCTGGAAGAAATAGATTCAGCGCAATTTTGGAGTGAAACTGTGAGTGTCAATGCAGTGAATGTGAAGATTGCTTGTGACTCTCAACTGTGTGGTCACAGTTTTCAACGAGTACCAAGTAAGCGGCAGAGGAAGTGTTTCAAAACTTGAAAATTCAAGTTTAAAGAACAGAAGTTTTTGCTGAGAGTTACAAGACAGTAGGAAGAGACTTTGACTATGAGATGGATGAAGGTAATTGTGTTACCACCTGTGGTATTAGTTACAGTGAGCTTGGATGACTGTCTCGGCCAGAGTAGTTCTTCTCCAGGAAATTTGTTCAAGAAAGGTTCATTTGGAGAGATTGACCACGAGTTTGAGTTGGAAGACTCTGATTTGGAGCTGAATGATTCCTGTGTGGAGAATGGATCGCAGGTGTCGAATTCATCAACTATGAAAGAACTCGAGGAAAAATCTGGGGTGCAGGAGTCTGCTTTGAGGCATCCAAGCTGCTTCCATAACCCTGTTTCGTCTATGGCGTTTATGGCACCTGTGGATAGGCCTTACGGTTGGTCAGAGTTTTTGAAGCCTTCACCTGAGCATGCCTTTGATGCTTATTCTATTGCTCAGGTTGAAGCAATGCTGCAGCTGAAGAAGCAGTGGACTGATGTATCAAGGCAAGGTTGTGGAAACCAACAGAAGTGCCGCAAAACTTGGATGTTCAAGTTTAAACCTTGGAATATATCACAAAGGGCTAAGAAATGGTGGTTTACGTTGAAAGTGAAATCAAGTTTTAAAGAGTTCAGAACCGCAAATGTCGCTCAAGTATATCTTGTCCTAGTGCAACGATTGGCTGTTGTTATTTGGTTGACTTCAGAACAAAATAGTTTATCATCAAAGAGGAGGAGTTACGAGACGTGGCACTTCAAATATAAACCTGAGAACGTGGGGCTGTGTAGACAATACAATCATGTCCTAGAAATGTTTACAGCACCTCGGACGAAGATTATACAGAGCAGTGGACCTGTTATAGTTGGCAGCAGCTCGTCATGTACTCTATGGGTGATAGGGAGATTACACACAGGTGTGAGAAGAGTCAGGAAGAAAGAGTATTCTTCTGTTTGGCACCGATGGAGATACAAGACCTTGGCAGTGGTCTTGCTGAAGAATACCATTCACTCACTTCTCTCTGCTCTTGAATTTATTGACGTTAGTTGGCAGTGGAGGTCTTTGGAGTTGCAGCAGCGTGAGTTTTTTTGTGCGACTGATCCCACCATTATATTCAGCTCAAGCTTGGGGTCAAGCTTGTCTTCATGGGGGGAAGTATACAAGAGGATACTTACATGTTTGTTGTTACTGCAAGTATTGGTTGGGAGATATCTGAGAGAACAAAGAGGAAATACAGAACTGATTACATGGTGGTTGTTATAAGAAGTGTTGGTTTGAAGTTACAACAATGTGGGATCATCTATTGCGTACAGAAGGAGAAGTTGTATTGGGTCTTATCCACATAAATCTATCACATGTGCAAACACAACTAAAGAAGAAGATGAGAAAATCTTGGATGTTCAAGTATAAACAAAGGTTGCTTCAACAGATCGTGGAAGTGGGTACAAACGGGAATCTAAACGCACCATTGGATCACAGCCGGCTATACAAGCAGCAGGTTGCTCATCAAACAAGGAGATACAAGCTCTTGGTTGATATAATGTTGCTTCTTCAACTGCAACATTATTTCACAAGTCTGAAATCGATTGTTGTTGTTTTGCCTCGTCATGAAAACACTTGGCTGCGGACAGGGACGAGTTCAGCTATCAGTTTTCACATTATAAGTTTGTGGGCAAGCTTATTTTCAATGGGGGATGTATTGATAAGCTTCTTCAATATATCGAAGCTGATTTGGAGGTTTGCTAGTCGGAAGGAGAGACTTGGAATGAAATGGAAGGTTTGCCGTTGGAGAAGAGAAAGGAGTATAAAGAGGAGAGTTCTTCATTCTATCTTCTCCATGCTTTGTATATTGATGTTGTAGACGCTATGATTCTCGGCACGGTCGCCATGAGATCGTCGTGATCAATCATCTTCGCCATGAGAAGGTGATTGTGATCGGAATCTGCAAAGCTATCTTGTATTGTGTTTCTGATTATCTATAAAGTGTTCTAGAGATAACCAAACTCTATCATACAAACCGTACAAGAACTGCTGTGAAACATTCTATTTCTATCAATTGAAAACAAGGTTATGCAAGATGGA includes:
- the LOC106297627 gene encoding uncharacterized protein LOC106297627, which codes for MVLFPEYKKAKEQHRNHNMPRRSDLNQARNVIKEFEHPSIQGRTMYSSVIGGSNEEGTWRSTDSAANTDSPATMSDLHSLIQAFISFKKAGTHSLDPKPIIIDSGASHHMISDRNLMSDVQPASGNVQIANGDKIKIEGIGNLRLFDRESTALYMPQFTSNLLSVRKATVDLSCQVVFRPDEVEFQDLKTGQVIGKGHVHNELYHLQKTEMSRPSTSQCLASTSSGVDSTLWHARLGPSTAADSVESTHPNHEGDSRNVEQSTQAQPEESSVAHDQDEMPSESGVETQVEAPSEGNEAEPEQKQLMRRSTRIRKPSQWINTEVYFNAEAYLANGQPERKKTRLVTRGYTQVYGEDYLDTFAPVAKLHTIRIVLSLAVNLEWDLWQMDVKNAFLQGELEDEVYMRPPPGMEHLTKPGNVLRLKKAIYGLKQSPRAWYHKLSTTLNGRGFVKSEADHTLFTLTSQQGIIVILIYVDDIIITGSDKEGIISTKAFLKASFDIKDLGELKYFLGIEMCRSKEGLFLSQRKYTLDLLNEAGDLGGRAAKTPLEEGYKVMREGEIEDKSYEDVKHYRRMVGKLIYLTITRPDVCFAVNQVSQHMQAPKVHHWNMVERILRYLREAPGQGVWMGCNRSTEIVGYCDADWAGDRVDRRSTTGYCTFIGGNLVTWKSKKQKVVSCSSAEAEYRAMKKLTSELIWIKGLLKDLGIEVTTPITMHCDNQAAIRIMWDHLLRTKGEVVLGLIHINLSHVQTQPKKKMRKSWMFYSAIHIMWDHLFKYKQRLLQQIVEVGTNGNLNAPLDHSRLYKQQVAHQTRRYKLLVDIMLLLQLQHYFTSLKSIVVVLPRHENTWLRTGTSSAISFHIISLWASLFSMGDVLISFFNISKLTWRFASRKERLGMKWKVAVGEEKGV